The proteins below are encoded in one region of Microbispora sp. NBC_01189:
- the map gene encoding type I methionyl aminopeptidase: MSTLLRPGRISPTRKVPAHIPRPEYVGRAEPRKGDSDVQTPETIEKMRIAGRIAAQALEEVGRHVAPGVTTDELDRIGHEFLCDHDAYPSTLGYRGYPKSLCTSINEVICHGIPDDTILRDGDIVNVDITAFIGGVHGDTDATFLVGDVDEESRLLVERTREATMRAIKAVAPGRQLNIVGRVIEAYAKRFGYGVVRDFTGHGIAASFHSGLIVPHYEDTSLSVTLVPGMTFTIEPMLTLGTIDYEIWPDRWTAVTKDRKRTAQFEHTIVVTETGHEILTLP; this comes from the coding sequence ATGTCCACGCTGCTGCGCCCCGGGCGTATCTCGCCCACCCGCAAGGTCCCCGCCCACATCCCCCGCCCCGAGTACGTGGGCAGGGCCGAGCCCAGGAAGGGCGACAGCGACGTCCAGACCCCCGAGACCATCGAGAAGATGCGGATCGCGGGCCGGATCGCCGCGCAGGCCCTGGAGGAGGTCGGCAGGCACGTCGCCCCCGGCGTGACGACCGACGAGCTCGACCGCATCGGCCACGAGTTCCTCTGCGACCACGACGCGTACCCCTCGACGCTCGGCTACCGCGGCTATCCGAAGTCGCTGTGCACGTCGATCAACGAGGTGATCTGCCACGGGATCCCCGACGACACGATCTTGCGCGACGGCGACATCGTCAACGTGGACATCACCGCCTTCATCGGCGGGGTGCACGGCGACACCGACGCCACCTTCCTCGTCGGGGACGTCGACGAGGAGTCGCGCCTGCTGGTCGAGCGGACCCGTGAGGCGACGATGCGGGCGATCAAGGCGGTCGCGCCGGGCCGGCAGCTCAACATCGTCGGCCGGGTCATCGAGGCGTACGCAAAGCGCTTCGGCTACGGGGTCGTCCGTGACTTCACCGGGCACGGCATCGCGGCGTCGTTCCACTCGGGGCTGATCGTCCCCCACTACGAGGACACGTCGCTGTCGGTGACGCTGGTGCCCGGCATGACGTTCACGATCGAGCCGATGCTCACGCTGGGCACGATCGACTACGAGATCTGGCCCGACCGCTGGACCGCCGTCACGAAGGACCGCAAGCGCACCGCGCAGTTCGAGCACACGATCGTGGTGACGGAGACCGGCCACGAGATCCTGACCCTGCCCTGA
- a CDS encoding CBU_0592 family membrane protein has product MSAFITIIGTVGAVVLLAAYAMVSSGRMSGNGLPYQLLNLGGAAALMVNSAYHSAWPSAILNLVWSGIGVWTLGRLVARRAARRRAAGSASAPPPATGVQAG; this is encoded by the coding sequence ATGTCCGCCTTCATCACGATCATCGGCACCGTGGGGGCCGTCGTCCTACTGGCGGCGTACGCCATGGTGTCGTCGGGCCGGATGTCCGGGAACGGGCTGCCGTACCAGCTCCTCAACCTCGGCGGGGCGGCCGCGCTGATGGTCAACAGCGCCTACCACTCGGCCTGGCCCTCGGCGATCCTCAACCTGGTGTGGAGCGGGATCGGCGTGTGGACGCTCGGCCGGCTCGTGGCCCGCCGCGCGGCGCGGCGCAGGGCGGCCGGGTCCGCGAGCGCCCCGCCCCCGGCCACCGGGGTCCAGGCCGGCTGA